In Sphingomonas sp. PAMC26645, one DNA window encodes the following:
- a CDS encoding C2 family cysteine protease, with the protein MPITDKDLYGPRGPSPDDIDQDFLGDCYLVATLSAVALRHPLLLKNLIRYDRISQRFVVGLYDVKGKKRHVQVTQLELEDNMIRNGGSKMDNTMQRKIVWPAVFETAYAKLYDSKPLDGLDQGYVKISGGGWPKDAMMAVTGSPGTEMKFQLIPRITRQQSINLLGSRVARALVRHRTITLWSVPEFDGRSQIQKKNNAPFPQDGLVDNHVYTVMSMTRSASLNWTIRLRNPWGTNMAVGEGKDIKSAYISVDLDTLVNTGGLQSFRVSAY; encoded by the coding sequence GTGCCGATAACCGATAAGGATCTCTATGGTCCAAGAGGCCCTAGCCCCGACGACATCGATCAGGACTTTCTCGGCGATTGCTATCTTGTCGCGACCCTGTCCGCGGTGGCACTGCGTCACCCGTTGCTGCTAAAGAATCTGATCCGCTACGATCGGATCTCCCAACGCTTCGTAGTCGGCTTGTATGACGTGAAAGGCAAGAAGCGCCATGTTCAGGTTACGCAGCTGGAGCTTGAAGATAACATGATCCGGAACGGTGGAAGTAAGATGGATAACACGATGCAAAGAAAGATCGTGTGGCCCGCCGTTTTCGAAACCGCCTATGCGAAACTATACGACTCTAAGCCTCTCGACGGCCTCGACCAGGGGTATGTCAAGATATCGGGAGGTGGGTGGCCGAAGGACGCCATGATGGCGGTGACCGGAAGTCCCGGGACCGAGATGAAGTTTCAACTTATTCCCCGCATCACCCGCCAGCAGTCGATCAACCTTCTCGGCAGTCGTGTTGCCCGGGCGTTGGTGCGCCATCGCACCATCACGCTCTGGTCGGTACCTGAATTCGATGGGAGATCCCAGATCCAGAAAAAGAACAACGCGCCGTTTCCGCAGGACGGTCTGGTGGACAATCATGTGTATACGGTCATGTCGATGACGCGATCCGCTTCTCTGAACTGGACGATTCGACTGCGTAATCCTTGGGGCACGAACATGGCCGTCGGGGAAGGCAAGGACATTAAATCCGCCTACATCTCCGTCGATCTTGATACCCTGGTGAACACCGGGGGCCTCCAGTCGTTTCGTGTCAGCGCCTATTAG
- a CDS encoding RHS repeat-associated core domain-containing protein, with product MTDTPTADETLRDLRERTAASSNAGTVSAISTTGHVASGGIAIAGAYSAYQSGGMAALRCFGGRVAAPLAGAMAGAWVAEQVHADEAAFWVAQQFGAQRVATPGPQPAHVTHQIAHDNTFNGILAGLVAGIVVGAVVAVSAAAIIGTAGMAAPLVGAAVAFGAGAAGGFVGAAVAGAGAKTATLSGPIATGSPTVFFEGKPVARVSDTAACNKHPGTPPSQIIEGSKTIFVNGLPLARIGHKLSCDAVVQEGCRTISADSTTASYGTPGATLSVTEQLVLSIAEVAGMRSAVRQGGLLSGPLRRLFGEPVDVVTGDYADQRVDFEYPGILPLVLSRVYPGKMQVAGVLGSRWICNWSQRLLLDRSTGTALLEDAEGQRLVFAIGNSPQVDARHLKAPYYRLTGGHDDLRLFDSRTQQYLMFAPGLDPSILDLAGIEDRHGNRIVFQRDEDRHLRTIRHSDGAAFRVETTADGWLRTVWMEGETDPVVQYTYDAQGRMLQKSGTSTGEFAYRYTAEGWLNGWRDSGLTAVEIDYDAAGRVAGTRTGDGMFNDRFLYFPEERRSRYIDATGAATSFRYDQNNLVTEEMDPLGAVTVSEWDALERLQRRIDPGGRETRFAYDGDGRLIAQTDWSGRTAGWRYDRWGALVQFTGIDGSASWTRDEQGNIIAWKGADGRSGTAQYDERGALVAEKAAGYGETTWDNDAAGRPIAQHDPGDRVTRYDWDRMGRLLHARDPAGRSHAWSHVRGPDNPRGAVSGARGPDGAETRFAYDREGLIAARIRSDGQTTRFVHGAFDTLRRVIDPLGAVTQFGYDTAGRLASITDASGQHWEFRYDPAGRLSAQVDWAGRETLYRRDSLGRILTKRMPDATEQHFDWDERDRIVRVTAGDDAISYRYDDQDRLVGASTWHLTDGVPCRIADVLLRYDDHGRLVAEEQNGTVITYRYDAAGRCIGRSSPSGETALTFDDYGLLKRYESNGHALRFGHDASGLETLREVPAIGQRTAFQLRQSYDPAGRLEEQRAGGVTVFSAKGQRPDAMVRRYDWDRAGRLTGIVDSGSAEGRTGETRYGYDLRDQAVAVKRPGHSEAYRYDALMNLAEGLAGEQRYWRDCVVEAGPNRFRYDARGRMVERVLTQDGFRPRHWRYRWDDFDRMVGLETPEGARWRYIYDAFGRRVGKLLLGAPDRRRVDYVWQGQALAEAWYRRDGDGDGDGDDSGPSTRIERWHFEPDGVRPLAREAVVASGRDLADATLDSEWLVVVADQIGTPTALFDTGGAQRWTRDATLWGRARTARDLLRARSEDERASDDQQSCALRFPGQWEDAESGLHYNLNRYYDPDTGQYLSPDPIGIDGGLRTHAYVSDPTRWFDPDGLADCVRFQRWRVGDAIDKPRADGSPPNWDTVRSRYWKNRADASVRENTGEFDAATLARMRRGRAPLDAQGNAMELHHHNPQRYPSPYTNNPGNLREVTREQHAALDPLRHLGQ from the coding sequence GTGACCGATACGCCGACCGCGGACGAGACGCTGCGCGACCTGCGCGAGCGGACGGCGGCATCGAGCAATGCGGGCACCGTGTCCGCCATCTCGACGACCGGACACGTCGCATCGGGCGGCATCGCCATCGCGGGCGCGTACTCGGCCTATCAGTCGGGCGGCATGGCAGCGCTGCGGTGCTTCGGTGGTCGGGTCGCCGCGCCGCTTGCGGGCGCGATGGCGGGCGCCTGGGTCGCCGAACAGGTCCACGCCGACGAGGCTGCCTTCTGGGTCGCGCAGCAGTTCGGTGCGCAGCGCGTCGCGACGCCCGGACCGCAACCCGCGCACGTCACGCACCAGATCGCGCACGACAACACCTTCAACGGCATTCTCGCCGGACTGGTCGCGGGCATCGTTGTCGGCGCGGTCGTCGCGGTCAGCGCCGCTGCGATCATAGGGACGGCGGGCATGGCGGCGCCGCTGGTCGGCGCGGCGGTGGCCTTCGGCGCCGGGGCAGCGGGCGGGTTCGTCGGCGCCGCCGTGGCCGGCGCGGGCGCGAAGACCGCGACGCTGTCCGGCCCGATCGCCACCGGTTCGCCGACCGTCTTCTTCGAGGGCAAGCCGGTCGCTCGCGTCAGCGACACCGCAGCCTGTAACAAGCACCCCGGAACCCCGCCCTCACAGATCATCGAGGGCAGCAAGACGATCTTCGTCAACGGCCTTCCCCTCGCACGGATCGGGCATAAGCTGTCCTGCGACGCCGTCGTCCAGGAGGGCTGCAGGACGATTTCCGCGGACAGCACCACGGCGAGCTACGGAACGCCCGGCGCGACGCTGTCGGTGACGGAGCAACTGGTGCTATCGATCGCGGAGGTCGCCGGGATGCGGTCGGCGGTTCGTCAGGGCGGGCTACTCAGCGGCCCACTGCGCCGGCTGTTCGGCGAACCGGTCGACGTCGTGACGGGCGATTATGCCGACCAGCGCGTCGATTTCGAGTATCCTGGCATCCTCCCGCTGGTCCTGTCGCGGGTCTATCCGGGGAAGATGCAGGTCGCTGGCGTGCTTGGCTCGCGATGGATCTGCAACTGGTCGCAGCGCCTGCTGCTCGATCGCAGCACCGGCACCGCCCTGCTCGAAGATGCCGAGGGGCAGCGCCTCGTGTTCGCGATCGGCAATTCGCCACAGGTCGATGCGAGGCACCTCAAGGCGCCCTATTACCGGCTGACCGGCGGGCACGACGACCTTCGACTGTTCGACAGCCGCACACAGCAATACCTGATGTTCGCGCCCGGCCTCGATCCCTCAATCCTCGACCTGGCGGGTATCGAGGATCGCCATGGCAACCGGATCGTCTTCCAGCGCGACGAGGACCGCCATCTGCGCACGATCCGGCATTCGGACGGGGCGGCGTTCCGCGTTGAGACGACGGCCGACGGGTGGCTGCGCACGGTGTGGATGGAGGGGGAGACCGACCCCGTCGTGCAGTACACGTATGACGCCCAGGGCCGCATGCTGCAGAAATCGGGCACGTCGACCGGCGAGTTCGCGTACCGCTACACCGCCGAGGGCTGGCTGAACGGCTGGCGCGACAGTGGCCTCACTGCGGTAGAGATCGACTATGACGCGGCGGGGCGTGTGGCCGGGACACGCACTGGCGACGGGATGTTCAACGACCGCTTCCTGTATTTCCCCGAGGAGCGTCGGTCGCGCTACATCGACGCGACTGGCGCGGCCACCAGCTTTCGCTACGACCAGAACAACCTCGTCACCGAGGAGATGGACCCGCTCGGTGCGGTGACCGTGAGCGAATGGGACGCGCTGGAACGCCTGCAGCGGCGGATAGACCCCGGCGGTCGCGAAACCCGCTTCGCCTATGACGGCGACGGACGGCTCATCGCGCAGACCGACTGGAGCGGTCGTACCGCCGGATGGCGCTACGACCGCTGGGGTGCGCTGGTCCAGTTCACCGGTATCGACGGCAGTGCGAGCTGGACCCGGGATGAGCAGGGAAACATCATCGCCTGGAAGGGTGCGGACGGCAGGTCGGGGACGGCGCAGTACGACGAGCGCGGTGCGCTCGTGGCGGAGAAGGCAGCAGGATACGGCGAGACCACATGGGACAATGACGCCGCCGGCCGTCCGATCGCTCAGCACGACCCCGGCGACCGCGTCACGCGCTACGACTGGGACCGGATGGGGCGGCTACTCCATGCACGCGATCCCGCCGGACGGAGCCATGCCTGGAGCCACGTCCGCGGCCCCGACAATCCCCGCGGAGCGGTAAGCGGCGCGCGCGGCCCCGACGGCGCCGAGACCCGGTTCGCATATGACCGCGAAGGGCTGATCGCCGCGCGTATCAGAAGTGACGGACAAACGACGCGGTTCGTGCACGGCGCGTTCGATACGCTGCGCCGCGTCATCGATCCGCTTGGCGCAGTCACCCAGTTCGGCTACGACACGGCGGGTCGGCTCGCCAGCATCACCGACGCGTCGGGACAGCATTGGGAGTTCCGCTACGATCCCGCCGGCCGGCTCAGCGCACAGGTCGACTGGGCCGGACGCGAGACGCTGTACCGCCGCGACAGCCTCGGTCGGATCCTGACGAAGCGCATGCCCGATGCCACCGAACAGCATTTCGATTGGGACGAGCGCGACCGCATCGTGCGGGTAACGGCCGGCGACGATGCGATATCGTATCGGTACGACGACCAGGATCGGCTGGTCGGCGCCAGCACCTGGCATCTGACCGACGGCGTGCCGTGCCGCATCGCCGACGTGCTGCTGCGCTACGACGACCATGGCCGACTGGTCGCCGAAGAGCAGAACGGCACTGTGATAACCTATCGCTACGACGCCGCCGGTCGTTGCATCGGCCGGTCGAGCCCGAGCGGCGAGACCGCGCTGACCTTCGACGATTACGGGCTGCTCAAGCGATACGAAAGCAACGGCCACGCCCTCCGGTTCGGTCACGATGCAAGTGGACTGGAGACACTGCGCGAGGTCCCCGCGATCGGCCAGCGCACCGCGTTCCAGCTCCGTCAGAGCTACGATCCTGCCGGCCGGCTCGAGGAACAGCGCGCCGGCGGCGTCACGGTCTTTTCGGCGAAGGGGCAGCGTCCCGATGCGATGGTACGCCGGTACGACTGGGATCGCGCCGGGAGACTGACCGGGATCGTCGATTCCGGTTCGGCCGAGGGCAGGACCGGCGAGACGCGATACGGCTATGATCTGCGCGACCAGGCGGTCGCGGTCAAACGGCCAGGCCACAGCGAAGCGTATCGCTACGACGCGCTGATGAACCTTGCCGAAGGCCTGGCGGGCGAACAGCGATACTGGCGCGACTGCGTGGTCGAGGCCGGTCCCAATCGCTTCCGGTACGACGCCCGCGGACGAATGGTCGAGCGGGTGTTGACCCAGGATGGGTTCCGACCGCGGCACTGGCGTTATCGCTGGGACGACTTCGATCGGATGGTCGGATTGGAGACGCCGGAAGGCGCACGCTGGCGCTACATTTACGACGCGTTCGGACGCCGCGTCGGCAAGCTCCTGCTGGGCGCCCCCGATCGCCGGCGCGTCGACTACGTCTGGCAGGGACAGGCGCTCGCCGAAGCATGGTACCGCCGTGACGGCGACGGCGACGGCGACGGCGACGACAGCGGTCCCAGCACGCGGATAGAACGTTGGCATTTCGAACCGGATGGCGTTCGCCCGCTCGCGAGGGAGGCGGTCGTCGCCAGCGGGCGGGATCTCGCCGACGCCACGCTGGACAGCGAATGGCTGGTGGTCGTGGCCGACCAGATCGGCACCCCGACGGCGTTGTTCGACACCGGCGGCGCCCAACGCTGGACACGCGACGCCACGCTCTGGGGACGAGCCCGCACCGCACGCGATCTCCTGCGCGCGCGAAGTGAGGACGAGCGCGCGTCAGACGATCAGCAGTCCTGCGCACTGCGGTTTCCGGGGCAGTGGGAAGACGCCGAAAGCGGGCTGCACTATAATCTGAACCGCTACTATGATCCGGATACAGGCCAGTACCTGTCGCCCGATCCGATCGGCATCGACGGCGGTTTACGGACCCATGCGTATGTATCCGATCCTACGCGCTGGTTTGATCCTGACGGACTAGCTGATTGTGTACGATTCCAACGATGGCGTGTCGGAGATGCCATCGACAAGCCACGCGCTGACGGCAGCCCCCCCAATTGGGATACGGTTCGGTCTCGCTACTGGAAGAACCGTGCAGATGCCTCCGTGCGTGAGAATACGGGGGAATTCGACGCCGCGACTTTAGCAAGGATGCGGCGGGGTCGGGCCCCATTGGACGCGCAGGGGAATGCCATGGAACTGCATCACCACAACCCGCAACGCTACCCAAGCCCATATACGAATAATCCTGGCAACTTACGCGAAGTCACGCGCGAGCAGCACGCCGCACTCGATCCCCTCAGACATTTGGGCCAATGA